Below is a genomic region from Mucilaginibacter auburnensis.
GTCAGGTTAAGCAGTTTGTAACAAACAATTGATGCTATTGGCAACACAAACAAAATGATGTAAAGGGCAAATGTTTTATTAATAAGTTTACGCCTTAGCGATGGACTATTAAAGCTCATCGTCATCCTGAAAATAGATTCCTTTTCGGCCAGATTAAGGCTTTGTATGGAAATGGAAAATACCAGCGGTATAAAAAACAAGGTAAGCCAGATAAACTTATAATCGCAAAACAACAGTATTACCAGGCAAATACTGGCAATTGATACGTGGAAAGTTGTGTTGGATGTGTAATACCTGAAAAGGTTAACAAAAAACAGGTAAAAGAATATCAATACCAGATATATTGACTTGCCGGAACAGGCCGTATAAAGTAAGCCCGGATGAAAGAGGAAAACAGCCAACAACAGAAACAGATAAAAATCATCCTTAAGTCTTTTGGTAATCTCCCCCGCAATCATGTAAAAAAGTACCGCTGTCCCTAAACAAGATGCTATTACAGGCGCAAGCAAGGGATCAATAACCGTAAAGGCAAATGTTGCAAAGAAGGGTATAATGGGCGATGTTAGGCCCATAACCTTAAGCTTATAGCCAATGCCCTCAAATATTATACGTACCTTTTCTACATAAAAAACCGACTCAAGGTTACTATACCCCATATCACTAAGTACATAACCGCATACCAGATAATAAATGGCAAGCAGCGATGTAATAATGAGCAGAGATTGCCCGCTGGTTATTTTTATTTTACGGAGTGACATTTGTAGGACTATGGGTTTTACTTAAACCGTGATTAGTTTTCTCCCAGTAAAATGGTTTTACAACAAGCTGATAAAGCCCCTTGTACGCTGCCCAGGAATGCAATAACCAGTAAATTGGATTAGCTACCGCGAATAATATCAACTCGTAATAGCGGCGTTTAAACACAGCCATCATGTTTACATATATCATTAAAATATTACCTACCATGAGGTTGATAATAGACATAAATAATACCCAATCAGGAAACAAGGTGCGTATGGTTTCCAGATCAAAGATAACGTAGCAGAAAAATATGCATAGCAGCAACGGATATACCAGGAAGGTTACAGGCGTTGCACCTATAAAAAAATTAAATCCTAAAAAGCCTTTCCAACCTATTTTTTTCCATAATGCTATCGGGTTACGCATATGCACCAAATGCGTTTGCATATAGCCCTTTATCCAACGCGAACGTTGGCGCACCCAGTTAAACATTTCATTATTGGCCTCTTCATAAGTGGTTGAATTAATAATGGCCACTTTATAACCCTTATCATAAGCCCTAACACCAAGATCTGCGTCTTCGGTTACATTGAAAGGGTCCCATCCGCCTAACTCTATCAGGTACTCAAATTTGAAGTGATTACTTGTACCTCCAAGTGGAATTGGTATATCAAAAGTATCAAGCCCGGGTAGCATATAATCAAACCAGTAAGAATACTCCAGCGTAAACATACGGGTAAGAAAATTCTCGTTACGGTTAAAGTAGTTTAGAGCACTTTGAATAACTATATAATTATCCGGCAGTTTATTAAACAGGGCAACCACCTTTTTTAGCTGATCGGTATCTGGCACATCTTCAGCATCATAAATAGTGAGGAATTTACCCCTTGAAAAATGAAGCCCGTAATTACATGCTTTAGGTTTAGTTTTAGGCATGTGGAAAGGCACAACAATTACCTCAAACACTGCTGGAAAATCAAGATTACGCACCGCATTAAGTGTTTTATCATCATCTTCCTCAATCAGTAACTTTATATCCAGTTTCTCGCGCGGATAGTCAATACTTTGCAGGTTCCATATCAGCTTTTTAATCAGCTTATCTTCTTTATAAACCGGGAGGTGTATGGTATATATGGGCAATTCATCGTCCACTACTTCGCGTACTTCCTTTTTTGTAACAGCTTCATCCAACTCAAACCTTGAACCAACCAAAGCCAAAAACAGCTTGAAAACTATAGCAACCAAAAAGAAGCTGCTGAGCAGAACATTTATGATGATAGCTGTATTAGCAAAACTGAGTATCAATCCGGCAACTACTACGCCTAATAAGCCAAACGTAAATACTAACTGTGGGGTAGTAAAAGTTGTGAGCGCTGAGTTTTTGGGATCGCGGTTGAGCAGTTCAAAAACGGCCGACTTCACATATTTTTGTCCCAACAAAACGTGGCTTAACCAGGTAATATCCAAATCAGAAGCAACGATTATTTCGGGCTCTAAATTGTAGGTAAACCTGATAAAGTCAATAAACAACTCGTCAGATGGGTCGGCCATTAGCGTAACAACCTTATTATTCTGTATGCGTAAAGGCAGCGCCAGATGTTCATCAGCAAACTTGAGTTCAATTTTGCTCAGCACCTCCTCATCGCGAGGTTCATCCCTTATTTGCTGGAATGCATAACCCGCATTGATAAGAGATCGCTCGTAATTTTTACGTGAGATGTAGCCAAAGTTCAGCGCAATTTTTACGTACGATAAGCCCGAGCGTCGCGAAAAATCATCTATCCTTTCCTGATCGTCTTCGGTTAAAAAGCCATCACGTATTAAGAGCTTTGGGACTGATAATTTCATGTGTTATATTAAGTTCTCCGGCTGCATGAAAGCAGCCGGAGCGTATAATTAGTCGGTGAATATATCTTGTGATTTTTGAACTTTGGCGCGTATATAAAGGAATGCTAACAGTATCAGCACCAGCATGGCCAATAATATGTACAGGTTGTAGCTTTCCCAAAAACGCGTCAAAACGCTCTTTGTATCAATATATTCCAGGTTCTCGCTTGATTTGCTGATATTGAATAAATACTTGTTGTTATTAACATCAGATATAGCCACGTTGCTTGACAGCGTTGACAACTGCTCGGTTATTGATCTGGATGCTGCACTAAATGCGTTAGCCATGTTTTTACCCGTAGCAGTTAAAACCAATACAGCGTTGTTGCTGCGTCCGTAAAATATTTGCGCCAGGCCGTTTGATACAGAGTCAGACAGTTCATAAACTATCTTATTGTTCTCGTTATTATATAACCTGAATTTACGGTTGAATTGAATTGGAGCATCAGGGAATTCATTCATCAGTTTATCATCATGTGACAATAAAGCAATAATGTGGTTCTTTTTCAACTCATTTACATCCATGTCATCTGAGTAACTAAACTCAGGGAAGTTATTGGCGTTGATGTTATTATTCAATTCATAAATAATTTCACCCAAGGCAGCTGCCGCAAACGGAGCATACTTTTTACTTACAACAACGCGGGTGGTACCATTGTTAAATGCTTCAGGATATTGATAGAAGCTTAAGTCACTGGTGACAAAAGGATTTTTTGACTCCAAATATGATTTATCTACATCAACTTCAGCAAAAAAACCATTAAAACTATTGTTACAGTTACCACCGCTTGCGTAGAACCTGAATTCGGTTTCTAACGTGTTGTACTTATGGTGCTGATAACGGTTAATTGTTACCGCGGTGTTTACTTTACCCGAACCATCAAGTTTTTCTGACTGGATAAGCATGCCATTCAGATAGATATTCAAATAGCCCCTATCGCCTTGACCAAGGCTGCTATAATTGGCCATTACCCTAATTTCAACTTCTTTAGGCGTGAAGCTAAAATCGCTGTTTTTAAAATTATATACACTTTTAAGGTTACCAATACCACTCATAAAGTTTGTGGTACCACCTATTTGCCTGAAACTAAGTTTAGAGCGGTTTTCGTCAATAGTTTTAAAGAAGGTATTCTCAGCCTTATTGATCAACAGGTAATCGCCAAACGTTGAGTTAAGAATATTGATATTACCTAAAGAGGTTATTGATTTTTCATATCCTTGATCGTCGCCTCCGGTAATGAATAATATTTCAGACGGAACAGTGCTTTGCGCTAAGGATTTAACCGTCATTATTTTTGCACCTGCTTTTACCAGCCTTACAATGGTATCTAAAGCAACCGCTGTAGACTTGTTTAAATACATTAAACCCTCACCTTTTTGTGGCGTAACTTTTATAAGGCTGCGTTGGGTTGGAGTAAGGCGATCTATCTGACCAACTACTATATAGTTCTTTACGCTATCAGGCATTTTACCTTGTTGATAAACCTGTATGTTTCTCACGTCGGCCTTTTTCAACCTTGAATACGCCCACGCAACCGCTTTCAGATCATGCAAATTTGGATTTGCAGGATACACTATAGCACGCATGGTTTCAAAACTGTTACCTATATTAACGTTAGCAAAAAAGTTAGCATTGCTTTTAACAAGGTTAAGGTATGAGTAGGATTTAACTCTCAACCACATAGCCGGATTGTCAAGATCCTTACATTTTTCGTCTGATACGGCCAACATAGTTTTCACTTGTATCTTCAAATACTTATCGCTTGAAAGATCATTACGACTTAGGTTTAAAGACACCTGTTGGATAGAATCACGTGTGAGGCGGGCGCTATAGGCCGGCCTGTCATTAATAATAACGTTTACGTATGATTTTTCGCGGATCAGGGCTTGCGATGCCTCAAAAAACAATACCAGTTTACTGCCGTTCATTTCCACCAGCGGATCTATTTTCAAATAATACGCCGTACTGCCGCTCATTCCCTGCACCGCCTCGTCTTCATGCCCCATTGCTTTAAACGATACTATTTTTTGAGCAAAGCTGGCTGTACTCAAGAAAAAGAAAAAGGCTAATAAGCTTAATAATTTGTTCATTGGTTACTGGTATATTAGTTTATTACGTTAAATTCTACTCTGAAATAATTTCCGTTATCATCGCTGCGGTAAAATAATTCGCCGCCCATTTCACGGGTTATTAGTTTAGCTATTGATAAGCCCAAACCTAACCTGCTTTCCTTGCTGGTTGATGCATCATTAAGTGTTTGCAATTTGTTAAACATCATATCCAGTTCATCCTGGCCTATAGCAATACCCTCGTCAATTATCTCAAAAACAAATTTCTGCCTCTGTAAACTGGTAATTACTTTGATATTGTTATTGGTTTGCGAAAACTTTATAGCATTTGACAACAAGTTTTGAAACACCTGCCCTGCAAACACTTTATCTAATTTCACATTTAGAGGAAGTTTCAAAATATTATCAGCTAACGCGATGTTCTTCATTTGAGCAGTCTCCACCAAACCACGGAAAATGCGGCGCACCTCTACGTTGATGTCAAATATTTCCAGATTGAATTTCAATTCAGGCGATTCAATTTCTTTAACATCCATCAACTTGTTCAGCATATATTGCATTTTCTCTGCCGATTCGGTGATGTATCCAATAAACTCGCGCTGGTCTGCGGTAAGCCTGTCTTCATCCTCCTTTATCATGTTGGTGCTCATTACAATTGAGCCGATAAGGTTTTTAAGATCATGACCCGCAATATTAATGAAGCTGTTTTTCTGCTCATCCATTTTAAGCATACGCTCATACTGCATATCAATAATGCGGTTCTTCTCAACAATATCCTGGTTCTGTAATTTAAGCTGTTCGTTTGATTTTTCAATCTGCAATTGTTGCCTGGCTTCGCGTTCCATAACTTTAAAACGTGCGCCGGGAATAAGGCATGATAGTGAGGCAACAATAAAAAAGAATTGCCCGCCATTATCAATAAAATCTTCGGCGCTGCTGCTGTTAAGGGTGTTAAAGAATACAGATAGTAAAACCAGGGCAGCAAGAGATTGTACAATGGAATGCACCGGTTCCCAAAAAACCAGTATGTTAAAAAATAAAATTAAGGCCGAATAAACAAGGCAGTAAATTTGTAAATGATCTGTTGGAACAAGGTTGCAAAAGATAGCTGAAGAGCACGATACCAGAAAGAATACACAATGCAGCAGTATGCGATAGTTATATTTATTGCTTTTAAAAACGGTGTAAAAACCCAGTACTAAAAGTACAATAATGATACGAACGATCACAAATTGTACCCACACATCGCCGGCACATATATAATCAACTACACCTATGAGGGGATACAGGAAAACAAGGGCCCAGATAATATTATTGGTTTGGTACCACGCTTTTTTTAAAACCTCTTTTGAAAATTCTTCTTTTGTAATTTGAACAAACATTATTCGTTTTTAAATTATAAAAAGATTAAACGGTTACTATTAAACAAACAAAATAACTTAATGAAAAATATAGTTTTAATATTGGCCGCATCTACCCTCATTGCCACAACAGCCGTGGCCCAGGTTAAAGCAAAAAACAAACCAAGCATTTCCAAAGTTCGTTTAACTACGTTTAAACGCGCTAAAAGTTTAGATAATGGCGTTAGTATTTCCTGGCTTGAACAAACGTGGAATAAAGATATATTAAAACGTGATATTGACCAACACGATTTCAATCTGCTTAAAGTATTAGGGTTTAAAAGTATACGTCTTCCGGTTGCGTTTGGTTTTTTTGAGCAACAAAAAATCCCGCTCGATACAGTTTTAAAACGCATTGATGCAATTGTAAACCTTTGCAATAAAAACCAGTTTAAACTGGTTATTGACTGCCATTATGGCGAGTTAAATGATACCAGTTACTTAACAGAAACACCCAGAATCATTAACATATGGCTTATTTTAACTAAACGTTATAAGAATGTAAGTGCCGATAACCTGTTATTTGAAATATATAATGAGCCGCCGCATATGAATGAAAAAATATGGAAAGATGCCGCTTACAATATTACCACAGCTATAAGAAAAGTTGACGTTAACAGAACGCTGATAGTTGGCGCTTCCAACTTTAACAGCATATATGAACTGAGCCGTTTTGTGCGCCTGGCAGACGAAAACATTATCTATACTTTTCATTTTTACGAACCTTTTTTCTTCACGCATCAAGGTGCAGATTGGGTGGGCGATCAGGTAGCCACCGTTGGGGTGCCATTTCCTTATAGTGCGGAAAAATTTCCTAAGCTTAACCCCAAAGCAAAAAACACATGGGGTGAAACCAATTACGCCCAGTATAGCACAGACGGAAATGAGCAAGCGCTGTTTGATAAGTTAACAATAGCTAAAAAATGGGGAGAGAAATATGGCGTTCCTATATTATGCGGTGAATATGGCGTTTACAACCAATACGCCGATCTGGATAGCCGTTGCCGTTACATAAAAGCTATGCGTAAAACGCTTAAAACATTAAATATACCGGGCATGTTGTGGGACTATAACGGAACATTTTCTATTTTTACGGGTAACCCATCAATTGAAACATTGCCTGATTGCATGAAAGATGCTATTGGGTACGGGGTTAAAAATTGATGTAAGTACTAAATGTTAAATGATTAACTTTGCGGGCTAACTATTAATTATGAGATTTTTTGAAGAAAAAAGGCGGGAAGCAATGCGGCATATTGAACAGTTCATGCTTGAAAAAATGCATGAATATTTAAAGCCAATTGATACCATTTGGCAACCTACTGACTTTTTACCCGATTCTTCAAGCGATTCGTTTTTTGACGAAATAAAAGACCTGCGCGAAAGTGCACAGGGCTTGTCATATGATCTTGTTGCTGTTTTAATTGGCGATACTATCACTGAGGAAGCGTTGCCAACTTATGAATCATGGTTAACAATGGTTGAAGGCGTATCAGATAACGAAGAGGGTGGATGGATGAAATGGACGCGCCACTGGACAGCCGAAGAAAACCGTCATGGCGACCTCCTTAACAAATACCTCTACTTAACCGGTCGTGTTAACATGCGGGCCATGGAAGTTTCTACCCAATACTTAATAGCTGATGGTTTTGATATTGGTACAGGGCATGATCCGTACCGTAACTTTATATACACCTCTTTTCAGGAATTAGCTACTAACGTATCGCACAGAAGGGTTGCATCGCAGGCTAAGAAAGATGGCGACACCCTGCTTTCAAAAATGTGCGGTGTTATCGCGTCTGACGAAGCACGCCATGCCAAAGCATACATGTATTTCATCAAAAAAGTATTTGAAATAGATGCAAACGAGGCTATGCTGGCTTTTGAAGATATGATGCGCAAAAAGATTGTAATGCCAGCTCACTTTTTACGCGAAGTTGGTTTAAAGATAGGCCAAACTTTCGGTCATTTTACTGATGCTGCACAGCGTTTGGGTATATATACCGCTGTTGATTATGTTGACATTTTAAAGGACCTGATCAACGAATGGCAAATTGAAAAAGTGACCGATTTAGATGAGCAAGGCGAAAAAGCCCGCGACTACGTTTTGGCTTTACCGGCCCGTTTATTGCGCGTTGCCGACCGCATGAAAAACCCCGAGTTGGAATATAAGTTTAGCTGGATATACGGATAAACTGCATTTTGAGACAAATAATATCAAGGCCTCTTTTCATCAGAAAAAGAGGCCTTATTTTTTGCGTTTGATTAGCTTAAATCAAAACAAACCATACAGTATTCTCAGCTATACGTAGATAAACCGATTTACCCTTCTAACACCAAATCTGTCCCCTGCCCTCCTGACAGATCATCAAACAAATTGTTTAGTATTGACTCAATTGCGAGTGAGTTAACATCGTCAACATAATGCTCATTTCGGGTTATCCATAGTTCGCTACCGTTAACAGCTATTTCAAACAGCGGCCCTTCATATAGTTCAGGCATCGTAACAGTTACTGTCTCATCTGCTTTAAATATTTGCAACACATTATCTACCTGCCGTTGTTCTTTAAACAAAGGGTTTAGCTTTTGCTGCAAATAGCTTAACAACTCATCTGTTGTAATGCGGTTATATAGTGTTATAACTTTCATATATAAATTACAACCCGCAGGTTTTATTGTTTAAGTTTGATATAAACTATTTTACTATGAATTACAAGTTGTTAGGCCGTTCGGGGCTAAAAGTTTCTGAACTATGTTTAGGTACGATGGGCTTTGGTACTGAAGCAGGCTGGGGTGCCGATAAAGCAACGAGCTTTGCCATAATGGATGCCTTTGCCGATGCAGGTGGTAACTTTTTAGATGCCGCCAACATTTATAAACTGGGTACCAGCGAGAAGATAATTGGCGAGTATATGAGCAATCATGATCGTAATTATTTTGTGGTAGCTACTAAATATACATTGAAAGATAACACCACTAATCCTAACGCATCAGGCAATAACCGCAAAAACATGATGCGCAGTGTGGAGGAAAGTTTGAAGCGTTTGCAAACAGATTTTATAGATGTTTTATACCTCCACATTTGGGATGACCTTACCCCTGTTGATGAAATACTGCGTGGCATTGACGACCTGATAAAACAAGGTAAAGTAAATTATGCTGCCATAAGCGACACGCCGGCATGGATGGTAGCTAAAGGCAACACCCTTGCCGAGTTAATGGGTTGGAGCCAGTTTATAGCTTTACAGGTAGAATACAGTCTGCTGCAACGCACGCCCGAGCGCGAATTGATACCAATGGCTAAACATTTCGGCATGACAGTTACGCCATGGGCGCCCTTGGGTGGAGGCGTTTTGAGCGGCAAATATTTGCGTGGAGAACAAGGCAGGGTTAAAGCAGAAAGCAACCGCCGTAACGAGCGGGCCACAGGCATTACAGAGACCGTTGTTAGTATTGCTGATGAACTGGGTGTGCCAGCCAGCCATGTTGCGTTACAATGGACCATGAGCCGCGGTTTTTCATCCATACCCATTGCAGGTGCAACTAAGGTTGAGCAACTACAGGAAAATATTAAAGCGGTTAATTTAAAACTGTCTGCCGAACAAATACACAAGCTAGATGAAGCAAGCAAAATTGACCTTGGCTTCCCTGGAGAGTTCTTCAAAGAAGCTGCGGTTAAAGAAAATGTTTTTGGTGGATTTTATGACAGGGTAGAAAAAAGGAAATAGTTAACAACGTCATGCAGAATTTATTTCGGCATCTCACGCGCTAAGTTATGCGCTGGCTGTTTGATGGGGCGCTGAAACAAGTTCAGCATGACGCTTAATAATATCTTATTCCGTCAACACCGCAAACTCAAAATCCAGCGGTTCAAAAAGGCGGACAAGTTCGTCAATAAAGTTTTGCCCACAGCGTACGTAAAGCATACCAAAGTTTTCGGTACGTTCCTGCAAGCTACCGTTAGGGAAAAGCTCTGCTTTAATAGCATCAATTTGCCCTAAGCGG
It encodes:
- a CDS encoding glycosyltransferase family 2 protein gives rise to the protein MKLSVPKLLIRDGFLTEDDQERIDDFSRRSGLSYVKIALNFGYISRKNYERSLINAGYAFQQIRDEPRDEEVLSKIELKFADEHLALPLRIQNNKVVTLMADPSDELFIDFIRFTYNLEPEIIVASDLDITWLSHVLLGQKYVKSAVFELLNRDPKNSALTTFTTPQLVFTFGLLGVVVAGLILSFANTAIIINVLLSSFFLVAIVFKLFLALVGSRFELDEAVTKKEVREVVDDELPIYTIHLPVYKEDKLIKKLIWNLQSIDYPREKLDIKLLIEEDDDKTLNAVRNLDFPAVFEVIVVPFHMPKTKPKACNYGLHFSRGKFLTIYDAEDVPDTDQLKKVVALFNKLPDNYIVIQSALNYFNRNENFLTRMFTLEYSYWFDYMLPGLDTFDIPIPLGGTSNHFKFEYLIELGGWDPFNVTEDADLGVRAYDKGYKVAIINSTTYEEANNEMFNWVRQRSRWIKGYMQTHLVHMRNPIALWKKIGWKGFLGFNFFIGATPVTFLVYPLLLCIFFCYVIFDLETIRTLFPDWVLFMSIINLMVGNILMIYVNMMAVFKRRYYELILFAVANPIYWLLHSWAAYKGLYQLVVKPFYWEKTNHGLSKTHSPTNVTP
- a CDS encoding cellulose biosynthesis cyclic di-GMP-binding regulatory protein BcsB, with protein sequence MNKLLSLLAFFFFLSTASFAQKIVSFKAMGHEDEAVQGMSGSTAYYLKIDPLVEMNGSKLVLFFEASQALIREKSYVNVIINDRPAYSARLTRDSIQQVSLNLSRNDLSSDKYLKIQVKTMLAVSDEKCKDLDNPAMWLRVKSYSYLNLVKSNANFFANVNIGNSFETMRAIVYPANPNLHDLKAVAWAYSRLKKADVRNIQVYQQGKMPDSVKNYIVVGQIDRLTPTQRSLIKVTPQKGEGLMYLNKSTAVALDTIVRLVKAGAKIMTVKSLAQSTVPSEILFITGGDDQGYEKSITSLGNINILNSTFGDYLLINKAENTFFKTIDENRSKLSFRQIGGTTNFMSGIGNLKSVYNFKNSDFSFTPKEVEIRVMANYSSLGQGDRGYLNIYLNGMLIQSEKLDGSGKVNTAVTINRYQHHKYNTLETEFRFYASGGNCNNSFNGFFAEVDVDKSYLESKNPFVTSDLSFYQYPEAFNNGTTRVVVSKKYAPFAAAALGEIIYELNNNINANNFPEFSYSDDMDVNELKKNHIIALLSHDDKLMNEFPDAPIQFNRKFRLYNNENNKIVYELSDSVSNGLAQIFYGRSNNAVLVLTATGKNMANAFSAASRSITEQLSTLSSNVAISDVNNNKYLFNISKSSENLEYIDTKSVLTRFWESYNLYILLAMLVLILLAFLYIRAKVQKSQDIFTD
- a CDS encoding sensor histidine kinase translates to MFVQITKEEFSKEVLKKAWYQTNNIIWALVFLYPLIGVVDYICAGDVWVQFVIVRIIIVLLVLGFYTVFKSNKYNYRILLHCVFFLVSCSSAIFCNLVPTDHLQIYCLVYSALILFFNILVFWEPVHSIVQSLAALVLLSVFFNTLNSSSAEDFIDNGGQFFFIVASLSCLIPGARFKVMEREARQQLQIEKSNEQLKLQNQDIVEKNRIIDMQYERMLKMDEQKNSFINIAGHDLKNLIGSIVMSTNMIKEDEDRLTADQREFIGYITESAEKMQYMLNKLMDVKEIESPELKFNLEIFDINVEVRRIFRGLVETAQMKNIALADNILKLPLNVKLDKVFAGQVFQNLLSNAIKFSQTNNNIKVITSLQRQKFVFEIIDEGIAIGQDELDMMFNKLQTLNDASTSKESRLGLGLSIAKLITREMGGELFYRSDDNGNYFRVEFNVIN
- a CDS encoding glycoside hydrolase family 5 protein; translated protein: MKNIVLILAASTLIATTAVAQVKAKNKPSISKVRLTTFKRAKSLDNGVSISWLEQTWNKDILKRDIDQHDFNLLKVLGFKSIRLPVAFGFFEQQKIPLDTVLKRIDAIVNLCNKNQFKLVIDCHYGELNDTSYLTETPRIINIWLILTKRYKNVSADNLLFEIYNEPPHMNEKIWKDAAYNITTAIRKVDVNRTLIVGASNFNSIYELSRFVRLADENIIYTFHFYEPFFFTHQGADWVGDQVATVGVPFPYSAEKFPKLNPKAKNTWGETNYAQYSTDGNEQALFDKLTIAKKWGEKYGVPILCGEYGVYNQYADLDSRCRYIKAMRKTLKTLNIPGMLWDYNGTFSIFTGNPSIETLPDCMKDAIGYGVKN
- a CDS encoding acyl-ACP desaturase; its protein translation is MRFFEEKRREAMRHIEQFMLEKMHEYLKPIDTIWQPTDFLPDSSSDSFFDEIKDLRESAQGLSYDLVAVLIGDTITEEALPTYESWLTMVEGVSDNEEGGWMKWTRHWTAEENRHGDLLNKYLYLTGRVNMRAMEVSTQYLIADGFDIGTGHDPYRNFIYTSFQELATNVSHRRVASQAKKDGDTLLSKMCGVIASDEARHAKAYMYFIKKVFEIDANEAMLAFEDMMRKKIVMPAHFLREVGLKIGQTFGHFTDAAQRLGIYTAVDYVDILKDLINEWQIEKVTDLDEQGEKARDYVLALPARLLRVADRMKNPELEYKFSWIYG
- a CDS encoding aldo/keto reductase, with the translated sequence MNYKLLGRSGLKVSELCLGTMGFGTEAGWGADKATSFAIMDAFADAGGNFLDAANIYKLGTSEKIIGEYMSNHDRNYFVVATKYTLKDNTTNPNASGNNRKNMMRSVEESLKRLQTDFIDVLYLHIWDDLTPVDEILRGIDDLIKQGKVNYAAISDTPAWMVAKGNTLAELMGWSQFIALQVEYSLLQRTPERELIPMAKHFGMTVTPWAPLGGGVLSGKYLRGEQGRVKAESNRRNERATGITETVVSIADELGVPASHVALQWTMSRGFSSIPIAGATKVEQLQENIKAVNLKLSAEQIHKLDEASKIDLGFPGEFFKEAAVKENVFGGFYDRVEKRK